The Cutaneotrichosporon cavernicola HIS019 DNA, chromosome: 3 region TCGTTTGGGTCGATATGACGGATGTCTCTCAGGGCGATGCTGGCGTCAGAGCAAACCAGCAATCTCCCCACCtgtgggcgaggacgtAGAACGGAATGCGGAAGCGAACGCTATCAGAGCTAATGAGCTCGATTTCGCCGTCTGTCCACTGGTGGTCGTCCGTGATGAGAGTGTTCAAGGAAGACCTGCCCGTACTTGGTGTGATGTCTGTGCGGTTCAGGTGATCGCTGATATTGAGGAGACCCATGTCGGAGTGTGGTTATTATGGTTGTGTTTGAATAGTTAGGGAAACGGGATGTGCGCCGTGCGGTGGTCGGCGCTCAGGCGCCGGTTCTTAGGGCAAGGAGCAGGAACGAGGAGCACTGAATGAAGTGGAATAagagaggaaggaaggtggttATGGTAGGTTTGGGATGGTTGCTGTGGATTATAAAGTACtgttgaggacgagcaAAAAATGAATGGTGGGTCGGACGTGGTGCCGTTGTTACAGCGACCGAATAGGAGAGGGAGATACAGGAATACAGAAAGAAATAGTGAAGAGGTTGTGAAGGaagggagatggagataTAAAGAGATGAAGAGTTGTAACTACAAATCATGTTGGTATGGCCGAGGAAGGCATAGTCTCCAGCTCCGGCTCCGATGACCGGCAACCGGCGACTGGTGACCAGTGTCAGTCTCCCGTATGTGTACATGAGTGAGAACTGATCACGCGTTCAGAATTGATAATTCATGACAACGGTTCATATTGTCACGCGCCTGAGTGACTTCAGCAACATTGTATAAATTGATCAACATCAACGTACAATATTAACATGCATGCTACAGCACCGTTGCGACACATGACTCCATACTCTCCAGACTCCACCGAAAGCGGgcacctcgccgagcagtCTTGTTCCAACCGTCACGCATCTCGAGAATGTTCTTGAACATAGGACCCAGGTTGGTTGTTGCTCCTACTTGACCGAACGACCACGCGAGGGCGCAGAGGCACTCGGTTGAGAATTCGCTGTCGATCCAGAAGGACATGGGACATCTCGAAGGCCAAACATCAAACCTCCGTTCCTGTAGTGGGAAAAATTGTAGTGGGAAAAATTGGAACGATCGATTACGGTTTTCTCTTGCCTCAGTATTCCTCGAGATACTTCCGAAAGGTCGCTGCGAGCTAGCCGGTGGCTCTCTTGTCCTCAAAGGCGCGCGCCAACGAGCACAAGTACTCAGGTGGGGTGCCTTGAAACCAAACTTGCACTCTCCAGCCAGAGGGATCCCTGACGGATGCGTTGGGCTTGGATTCCTTGGTAGGAAAGAGTGGCGGGAGTTGCGGCAAGGTATTCTCGAAGTAATTGGGGCGTTGTGCAGCGGATGCATGGGGTTGCAGGAGTGCGGAGGTGGGGCcgggcgagctggagagaCTGCCCTACCGGCGACGAGTTGGTGTGAGTGAGGGAACTGGTGGGAGTGAATGTATGATAGTGTGGATGGACGGCTCGGGAGATGTGTCTAGTGAGAGGACAAGAGAGAGGGTTGCCTGTTAGTGTCACAAAAGTAAGAgagacgaggtggaggatAAGTTGAATGATGAGAGATTAGGAGAAAGGAAGAATGGCGATATCAGGGGTGGGAtcggggaggaaggttgtGACgtggagggtgagggggaTCGATGGAGGTTGGGGAGTTAAAAGTCCTGTAATAAGGGAGAGTGGATGATAGATCAGTCGAAAGATTGGCGGGTTTGTTGTGTCGTGCCCCAGTTGTGGGGTAGCCAAGGCTCATCGTACGTCGTTGGATTGGATCTGTCGTCACTGGACCTGCGGTACGGCGGATGAGGTGACAAACTGccactcccctcctcccacccgaCATGTCAACAGGTCCGAGCCCTTACCCTCGAGGGCACCTCGAGGGCATGCTGGTTAGAAGGTTCATGTAGGTCAGTCACCAGCCGGGTCGATGTACACTCGCGCAAGGATAAAATACATCGGGCACGGGAGGTGGCAGGCCCGCGCAGCCGGGCGCAAGGTCGTGTATATGTGTCTGCGCCCTGGGGTATTGGCCATTGGGGGCAGGGAGAGCGCTGCTCGGCTCGGCTAGGGGGACCCCGAGATAAAGTAGGGGTGGTTGAGTGCGCGCTTTGCAGAGATTCGATGGGCGGGGTCGTAGACTAGCATCtgggcaaggaggtcgatgccgtcgtcgtcgagcgcggtTACCGTCCCCTTGAGGTCGTGAGGGTGCCACTGCGGGAAGGTGGGCTTGTAGTCGGGCAGGCTTCTGACGCCTGGCCAGATTTCCTCGTCTGGGGtaccgaggaggcggaagaTGCGGAAGATCTCGTCAATCTCAGAGTCTCCTGGGAAGAGGGGCTGGCGCATTGCCATCTCGGCGAAGATGCATCCGACAGACCACATGTCGATTGCCGTAGAGTAGTGGCGCGAGCCGAGGAGCACCTCGGGCGCGCGGTACCACAGCGTGACgacctggggtcagctcatCATGTGCGAACAGCtgaagggggaggaggtaggCTACTCACCTCGTGGGTGTACGTCCGCAAGGGTATGCCGAaggcgcggccgaggccaaaGTCGGCAAGCTTCAGGTTACCCTCTTTGTTGATGAGCAGGTTCTGGGGCTTGAGGTCACGGTGGAGCACTCGGTGCGCGTGACAGTAGTATAGGCCCTTGACCAGCTGGTAGCAGAACTTCTGTGGGGTGGTTAGCAAAGTTTGCCACTCGGTGACACTCGCGCCacaaggtggaggcgggATGAGCAGAATAGCCGGTCCACCTCACCCCTGGTGCGAGATGAGACACACCTTTACCATCCCCGGGCCGAGACCGTCCTTGTCACCGATGGAGTCCATGTAGcgcttgaggtcgaggtctAAGAACTCGAAGACGAGGTAGAGCTTGGCGTCCGAGTGAACAATGTCGAGTAGTCTGGGATCAGCGTGGCCGGTGGCGGTGTGTGTGGTGATGCGCCGCCGTGTGTGTCAGCGACACTCATGGTGTAACCAGTGTGGGTGACGGCACGCACGCCCGTTCAGTCGGTGCTGGTGCTAGCGTTGCATCGTGCGTGATTGTGGTCTGGCCTGATCGCGGCTGCGATTCAACTGCTCTGGGCCAATCGCACGGTGTGCACTCCATGCCAGTCTGCGCTCGTCCCTACAGAACTTGCACAGTTGTTGTAGACCGCCGCGGTATGTCAACCAGGCCCAAAGTCTGTCTGCAGATGACGACGTGCCAAGCAGCCAAACATGCCTCGTGCGCCCTTCATGTTCATGTTCGCAATCCCAAACCGCACTCACTTGACAATGTTGTCGTCCTTTGAcagctccttgagcagcgAGATCTCGCGGATAGAAGTGCTCGgcacgccctcgtcctcggcctcgaggcggatCTTCTTGAGCGCAACATACGATCCTGTCCGGATATCGCGCGCCTTGTACACGACGCCATATGTGCCTGCGGAGTGGAGGCGGGACGAGCGGGAGTGTTGTGACAGGGGTAGGTAAGAGGTTGGAGTAGGAGAAAGGGGGCGTCAGTATGTGTCACGAACTCAAGGGTGCAATTCACCTTCGCCGACCTTCTCTAGCTTGGTGTAGTTCTCGAGCGACATGGTAGTTTAAAGGAGCTcggaggccaagaaggggaggaggcagtCGGGTTGAGCCGAGCAGTCGGTGAGtatggaggaggagaggtgAGGCGTAGTGTGGGAAACAGGTTATCGATAGTGTCAAGAGTGTTGAGAATGTCGAAgaggagagatggaggatTAGTTGTATTTGGACGTTTGGACGTTTGGACGTTTGGAGTCTGGATGTCTGGATGTTGTGTGCTTGGCCTTTGGGACTAGCTTTGGGTTGTGTGTTGCTTGCCTGCTTGCCTGTTGACCTTCCCTGGCCCTGGCTGGTCTTGGACGCGTCTCCCCCTTAaccccccctcctctcccggTCAAGCCGCAGGCCCCTGCCACACAGTAACGCCGCCACGCGAGCGGATGGCAACGGGATCAGATGGCTAACCTCCACCCCTGGCTGGATGCAAGTTACTGTGAGCACCATTGACATCACCGTAGAAATTTCCGCCCAACCTCATTTCATACTCGTTCATTCCGCATCACAGCCAACAACACGCAATGGAGAAGCAGCTCTCACCCCcgctcctcatcgagcCCCTCGGCCCACCCACCAAGATCTCCGCCCGCCAGACCTTCACCCACCTCTCCACTTTTGTCGAgcacctccctccctcgccGCAACGTACGCAGCTCGAGCGGctggccgacgcgctcggcgtccaaGTTGGCGCAATTGCCCCATCTGAGGGAGAGGcgagggagaagaagcgTGAGGCAGAGCGTGCTGCAGCGCGTGCCGAACGCCGGCGAACCCGCGAGGCTGCGCGGgctgctgaggaggaggccgaggccaaggatgACAAGGACGCGCTTGAGGCCGCTATTGAGGGTGAGGcggaggctgaggctgaagacgaggaagaggagatgggCCAGAACTTGGGCGACGGGCCGATTATGGACGACCGTGGGGACTTTGAGTATGGCGATGtgcccgaggacgacgaggacgagccggaCAACGAGCAGGTCGCTATGGAGGAGGACTAGGCGAGCTGCCGCTTCAACACATGCATATAACAACACAGGATACCCAGCATACTGCCGTCACCCATTCTAGGCTCTCGACTCTGGCGCACCACCCTCTACAACCTTCCCTACATCCGGGTCATCTCCGCAACACGGACCCCGGCCTTCTCCGCGCATATCGAGGATCTTGAAGAACCCGCATCCCTTCATGTCGCTTGTCCGCATTGGCGTCTGACATTGCCAAAAGTACACCATAtcgtcatcgacgacgccatTCGACACGGAGCCCGAGCCTCGTATTACGCCGAGTGCCGAGCGGGCCTTGCCGCGTTGGTCGGCACGGAGGAGGCTGTCATTAGCATTGTAGAATTAGTACATACGTAGGGAAGCCGCATTTGCAGTATGGTGTACCGGAGCGAAGGCCGTCGGGGCTAGGTTCGGGATGGAAGTCTTGGCGATAGaacctgctgtcagctggagATGGAAATGGAGAGCTCACCGGAAGGTGATGTTGATGCGGGACGTGTACGCAGTCTGCTCATCGACTGGGATGGGCTGCCCGTCTGCATCCCAACCGATACGAAAGGTGTCGAGTGCGCGCTGTGGAGGGATCCTGCCTTGAGCTTGATCAAAACTATCCAGCTGACTCACGTGTGCTTGAACCGTTCCTGGCATCCAGGCGTCATGAGCACGAGCGTGTTGTTCCCCAGCGTTACCTCGTATgtgcgcggcggctcgTCCGGCGCGAATGCCGGGTCAGAAGTATTCACTGCGCGTAGGCGGAACGCGCGCGGTGTCCCAAGGGACAAACTCGCGATGGTGGGGTATGGTCCAAGGTCTGGTCTGGTCAGCCACGCCAAAGTTGACTCACAAGTCATCTGGTCCGAATGGAAGCCGACGCTGGGGTTAATTACATAGGAGGTAAAACTTACGTCGCTTGCGCCCCATCATATCGATTAGCGCCGCATGCGTTAGCCCGCCACCGTCCCCTATACTCTAGAGGATACCGAGGTACGCTGTCGAGGTAAGCGTTAACTGCGTCTTCCACCAAGCTCGCGGATTTGTCCAGATACGGGGTATATGCCTTCTGTCAGCTCTATTTTCCTTTGTTTCGTAAGTACCTTTGCCTCGGTCCGTTTTCCGTTATAAAAGTACTCGACTGGGCCATCACTGTCCCAATGTTCGCCCTCCCGGGCGTATCCGGTCGCTTGGTGGTTACTCTCCACCGCCTTGCCTGCGATGTAGAGCTTGTTCCGGCCCCACTTTGCGCTCTCAGTCATCATCTCGTGAAATAGCTGGGCGGCGAAAGAGGGAGTtaggggagaggggaggaaggcgagggggaggttggCAGCTGCGACGGCGGCTGGCGAAGCGAGGTGGATCGTTCCCCGAGGATTGTTGGGTTTGTCGGTGACGGGacgggagaggagggcggccCATC contains the following coding sequences:
- the CDC28 gene encoding uncharacterized protein (Belongs to the protein kinase superfamily), whose product is MSLENYTKLEKVGEGTYGVVYKARDIRTGSYVALKKIRLEAEDEGVPSTSIREISLLKELSKDDNIVKLLDIVHSDAKLYLVFEFLDLDLKRYMDSIGDKDGLGPGMVKKFCYQLVKGLYYCHAHRVLHRDLKPQNLLINKEGNLKLADFGLGRAFGIPLRTYTHEVVTLWYRAPEVLLGSRHYSTAIDMWSVGCIFAEMAMRQPLFPGDSEIDEIFRIFRLLGTPDEEIWPGVRSLPDYKPTFPQWHPHDLKGTVTALDDDGIDLLAQMLVYDPAHRISAKRALNHPYFISGSP
- a CDS encoding uncharacterized protein (2OG-Fe(II) oxygenase superfamily), producing the protein MSKRKADSDEHDPHDAAIAELLTLLDPAPFSTDVCVGALRRAKGDVAAAAELLLVGGGTSQPSTSSWQSAPASNSAKRSKGKGKGLKQWFKPPKTEPSTPSTSSITSLRPAFPRPVSPPPPTPPSPGVDRDASAAGWAALLSRPVTDKPNNPRGTIHLASPAAVAAANLPLAFLPSPLTPSFAAQLFHEMMTESAKWGRNKLYIAGKAVESNHQATGYAREGEHWDSDGPVEYFYNGKRTEAKAYTPYLDKSASLVEDAVNAYLDSVPRYPLEYRGRWRANACGANRYDGAQATVGFHSDQMTYLGPYPTIASLSLGTPRAFRLRAVNTSDPAFAPDEPPRTYEVTLGNNTLVLMTPGCQERFKHTIPPQRALDTFRIGWDADGQPIPVDEQTAYTSRINITFRFYRQDFHPEPSPDGLRSGTPYCKCGFPTLLRADQRGKARSALGVIRGSGSVSNGVVDDDMVYFWQCQTPMRTSDMKGCGFFKILDMRGEGRGPCCGDDPDVGKVVEGGAPESRA